Proteins from a genomic interval of Ramlibacter algicola:
- a CDS encoding ABC transporter permease — translation MSTTAEVASTAWSLLSGTDPQLMAIVGRSLAVSTTSTALGAFAGALLGAWLAVARFHGRGGVLAVLHTLLAVPSVVVGLLVYLLLSRSGPLGSLGWLFSFPAMVMAQTLLVLPVAAALTRQVVEDVDQSHGEQLSSLGAGPLLRGMLLVWDERYAMLTVLLACFGRAISEVGAVMIVGGNIDGFTRVMTTAIALETSKGDLPLAVALGLVLLAIVLVLNAVVSMLRRWRLVHAQRGTPALEGVA, via the coding sequence ATGTCCACCACTGCTGAGGTCGCGAGCACGGCGTGGTCGCTGCTTTCGGGCACCGATCCGCAATTGATGGCCATCGTCGGCCGTTCGCTGGCCGTCAGCACGACGTCGACCGCGCTCGGCGCGTTTGCTGGCGCTCTGCTCGGCGCCTGGCTGGCCGTGGCGCGCTTCCATGGACGCGGCGGCGTGCTGGCGGTGCTGCACACGTTGCTCGCCGTGCCCTCGGTCGTCGTCGGCCTGCTGGTGTACCTGCTGCTCTCGCGCTCGGGCCCGCTGGGCAGCCTCGGCTGGCTGTTCTCGTTCCCGGCGATGGTGATGGCGCAGACGCTGCTCGTGCTGCCGGTCGCCGCGGCGCTCACCCGGCAGGTGGTCGAAGACGTGGACCAGTCGCATGGCGAGCAGCTGTCGTCGCTCGGCGCCGGGCCGCTGCTGCGCGGGATGCTGCTGGTGTGGGACGAGCGCTACGCGATGCTCACGGTCCTGCTCGCGTGCTTCGGCCGCGCGATCTCGGAAGTCGGTGCCGTGATGATCGTGGGCGGCAACATCGACGGCTTCACGCGCGTGATGACGACCGCGATTGCGCTCGAGACGAGCAAGGGCGACCTGCCGCTGGCCGTCGCGCTGGGCCTCGTGCTGCTGGCGATCGTGCTGGTGCTCAACGCCGTCGTCTCGATGCTGCGCCGCTGGCGCCTT